The following are encoded in a window of Mustela nigripes isolate SB6536 chromosome 1, MUSNIG.SB6536, whole genome shotgun sequence genomic DNA:
- the FRMD8 gene encoding FERM domain-containing protein 8 isoform X2 — MDGTEGNAGQPGPAERSHRSSVSSVGTRAADVLVYLADDTVLPLAVDNLPSLSAHELHRAVREVLQLPDIALDVFALWLVSPLLEVQLKPRHRPYKLGRQWPELLLRFTDAPDDDVAADEPSLQFRRNVFFPKRRELQIHDEEVLRLLYEEAKGNVLAARYPCDVEDCEALGALVCRVQLGPYQPGQPTACALREKLDSFLPAHLCKRGHGLFAALRGRGAKAGTGEQGLLSAYCQVKEAAGSDGEHGASLSPHYRAYLLKSHELPFYGCAFFHGEVDKPAQGFLHRGGRKPVDVAISLEGVHVIDSREKHVLLGLRFQELSWDHTSPEEEESVLWLEFDGDNEGTPVNKLLKIYSKQAELMSSLIEYCIELNQTSEPAAPPENVSGAPSATGSPPPPTQRPPLRRQGSVVSSRLQHLSTIDYVEEGQQIKRVKPKRTTSFFSRQLSTSQGSYTVVQPSDSLEQG; from the exons atGGACGGGACAGAAGGCAATGCTGGGCAGCCGGGCCCCGCTGAGCGGTCCCATCGTAGCAGCGTGTCCTCCGTGGGAACCCGAG CAGCTGATGTGCTGGTGTACCTGGCGGATGACACAGTGCTGCCCCTGGCCGTGGACAACCTGCCCTCGCTCAGTGCCCACGAGCTGCACCGGGCTGTCCGTGAGGTCCTGCAGCTCCCGGACATCGCCCTGGACGTCTTCGCACTCTGGCTTGTGTCCCCTCTGCTGG AGGTGCAGCTGAAGCCCCGGCACCGGCCCTACAAGCTGGGCCGCCAGTGGCCCGAGTTGCTGCTGCGCTTCACTGACGCGCCCGACGACGACGTGGCTGCGG ATGAGCCTTCCCTGCAGTTCCGAAGGAACGTGTTTTTCCCAAAGCGGCGGGAGCTCCAG ATCCATGATGAGGAGGTCCTGCGGCTGCTCTATGAGGAGGCCAAAGGCAACGTGCTGGCCGCACGGTACCCGTGCGATGTGGAGGACTGTGAGGCCCTGGGCGCCCTGGTGTGCCGCGTGCAGCTCGGGCCCTACCAGCCAGGCCAGCCCACAGCCTGCGCCCTGAG GGAGAAGCTGGACTCCTTCCTCCCCGCCCACCTCTGCAAGCGGGGCCACGGGCTCTTTGCTGCCCTCCGGGGCCGAGGGGCCAAGGCGGGCACAGGCGAGCAGGGACTGCTGAGTGCCTACTGCCAAGTAAAGGAAGCGGCCGGCAGTGACGGCGAGCATGGGGCCTCCCTGAGCCCCCACTACCGCGCCTACCTCCTCAAGAGCCACGAGCTGCCCTTTTACGG GTGCGCCTTCTTCCACGGTGAGGTTGACAAGCCGGCCCAGGGCTTTCTGCACCGGGGCGGGCGGAAACCAGTGGACGTGGCCATCAGCCTGGAGGGCGTGCACGTCATTGACAGCAGGGAGAAG CACGTCCTGCTGGGCCTGCGCTTCCAGGAGCTTTCCTGGGACCACACGTCCCCCGAGGAGGAGGAGTCTGTCCTGTGGCTGGAGTTCGATGGGGACAACGAGGGCACACCTGTCAACAAGCTGCTCAAGATCTACTCCAAGCAG GCCGAGCTGATGAGCAGCCTCATCGAGTACTGCATTGAGCTGAACCAGACTTCAGAGCCCGCCGCCCCCCCGGAGAACGTGTCCGGCGCCCCCTCGGCCACGggctccccgccgccccccactCAGCGCCCCCCTCTGCGCAGGCAGGGCAGCGTGGTGAGCAGCCGCCTCCAGCATCTCTCCACCATCGACTACGTGGAGGAAG GTCAGCAGATCAAGCGGGTGAAGCCGAAGCGCACCACGTCCTTCTTCAGCCGGCAGCTGTCCACCAGCCAGGGGAGCTACACCGTGGTGCAGCCCAGCGACAGCCTGGAGCAGGGCTGA
- the FRMD8 gene encoding FERM domain-containing protein 8 isoform X3 gives MDGTEGNAGQPGPAERSHRSSVSSVGTRADVLVYLADDTVLPLAVDNLPSLSAHELHRAVREVLQLPDIALDVFALWLVSPLLEVQLKPRHRPYKLGRQWPELLLRFTDAPDDDVAADEPSLQFRRNVFFPKRRELQIHDEEVLRLLYEEAKGNVLAARYPCDVEDCEALGALVCRVQLGPYQPGQPTACALREKLDSFLPAHLCKRGHGLFAALRGRGAKAGTGEQGLLSAYCQVKEAAGSDGEHGASLSPHYRAYLLKSHELPFYGCAFFHGEVDKPAQGFLHRGGRKPVDVAISLEGVHVIDSREKHVLLGLRFQELSWDHTSPEEEESVLWLEFDGDNEGTPVNKLLKIYSKQAELMSSLIEYCIELNQTSEPAAPPENVSGAPSATGSPPPPTQRPPLRRQGSVVSSRLQHLSTIDYVEEGQQIKRVKPKRTTSFFSRQLSTSQGSYTVVQPSDSLEQG, from the exons atGGACGGGACAGAAGGCAATGCTGGGCAGCCGGGCCCCGCTGAGCGGTCCCATCGTAGCAGCGTGTCCTCCGTGGGAACCCGAG CTGATGTGCTGGTGTACCTGGCGGATGACACAGTGCTGCCCCTGGCCGTGGACAACCTGCCCTCGCTCAGTGCCCACGAGCTGCACCGGGCTGTCCGTGAGGTCCTGCAGCTCCCGGACATCGCCCTGGACGTCTTCGCACTCTGGCTTGTGTCCCCTCTGCTGG AGGTGCAGCTGAAGCCCCGGCACCGGCCCTACAAGCTGGGCCGCCAGTGGCCCGAGTTGCTGCTGCGCTTCACTGACGCGCCCGACGACGACGTGGCTGCGG ATGAGCCTTCCCTGCAGTTCCGAAGGAACGTGTTTTTCCCAAAGCGGCGGGAGCTCCAG ATCCATGATGAGGAGGTCCTGCGGCTGCTCTATGAGGAGGCCAAAGGCAACGTGCTGGCCGCACGGTACCCGTGCGATGTGGAGGACTGTGAGGCCCTGGGCGCCCTGGTGTGCCGCGTGCAGCTCGGGCCCTACCAGCCAGGCCAGCCCACAGCCTGCGCCCTGAG GGAGAAGCTGGACTCCTTCCTCCCCGCCCACCTCTGCAAGCGGGGCCACGGGCTCTTTGCTGCCCTCCGGGGCCGAGGGGCCAAGGCGGGCACAGGCGAGCAGGGACTGCTGAGTGCCTACTGCCAAGTAAAGGAAGCGGCCGGCAGTGACGGCGAGCATGGGGCCTCCCTGAGCCCCCACTACCGCGCCTACCTCCTCAAGAGCCACGAGCTGCCCTTTTACGG GTGCGCCTTCTTCCACGGTGAGGTTGACAAGCCGGCCCAGGGCTTTCTGCACCGGGGCGGGCGGAAACCAGTGGACGTGGCCATCAGCCTGGAGGGCGTGCACGTCATTGACAGCAGGGAGAAG CACGTCCTGCTGGGCCTGCGCTTCCAGGAGCTTTCCTGGGACCACACGTCCCCCGAGGAGGAGGAGTCTGTCCTGTGGCTGGAGTTCGATGGGGACAACGAGGGCACACCTGTCAACAAGCTGCTCAAGATCTACTCCAAGCAG GCCGAGCTGATGAGCAGCCTCATCGAGTACTGCATTGAGCTGAACCAGACTTCAGAGCCCGCCGCCCCCCCGGAGAACGTGTCCGGCGCCCCCTCGGCCACGggctccccgccgccccccactCAGCGCCCCCCTCTGCGCAGGCAGGGCAGCGTGGTGAGCAGCCGCCTCCAGCATCTCTCCACCATCGACTACGTGGAGGAAG GTCAGCAGATCAAGCGGGTGAAGCCGAAGCGCACCACGTCCTTCTTCAGCCGGCAGCTGTCCACCAGCCAGGGGAGCTACACCGTGGTGCAGCCCAGCGACAGCCTGGAGCAGGGCTGA
- the FRMD8 gene encoding FERM domain-containing protein 8 isoform X1 — MDGTEGNAGQPGPAERSHRSSVSSVGTRASVAAADVLVYLADDTVLPLAVDNLPSLSAHELHRAVREVLQLPDIALDVFALWLVSPLLEVQLKPRHRPYKLGRQWPELLLRFTDAPDDDVAADEPSLQFRRNVFFPKRRELQIHDEEVLRLLYEEAKGNVLAARYPCDVEDCEALGALVCRVQLGPYQPGQPTACALREKLDSFLPAHLCKRGHGLFAALRGRGAKAGTGEQGLLSAYCQVKEAAGSDGEHGASLSPHYRAYLLKSHELPFYGCAFFHGEVDKPAQGFLHRGGRKPVDVAISLEGVHVIDSREKHVLLGLRFQELSWDHTSPEEEESVLWLEFDGDNEGTPVNKLLKIYSKQAELMSSLIEYCIELNQTSEPAAPPENVSGAPSATGSPPPPTQRPPLRRQGSVVSSRLQHLSTIDYVEEGQQIKRVKPKRTTSFFSRQLSTSQGSYTVVQPSDSLEQG, encoded by the exons atGGACGGGACAGAAGGCAATGCTGGGCAGCCGGGCCCCGCTGAGCGGTCCCATCGTAGCAGCGTGTCCTCCGTGGGAACCCGAG CCTCCGTTGCAGCAGCTGATGTGCTGGTGTACCTGGCGGATGACACAGTGCTGCCCCTGGCCGTGGACAACCTGCCCTCGCTCAGTGCCCACGAGCTGCACCGGGCTGTCCGTGAGGTCCTGCAGCTCCCGGACATCGCCCTGGACGTCTTCGCACTCTGGCTTGTGTCCCCTCTGCTGG AGGTGCAGCTGAAGCCCCGGCACCGGCCCTACAAGCTGGGCCGCCAGTGGCCCGAGTTGCTGCTGCGCTTCACTGACGCGCCCGACGACGACGTGGCTGCGG ATGAGCCTTCCCTGCAGTTCCGAAGGAACGTGTTTTTCCCAAAGCGGCGGGAGCTCCAG ATCCATGATGAGGAGGTCCTGCGGCTGCTCTATGAGGAGGCCAAAGGCAACGTGCTGGCCGCACGGTACCCGTGCGATGTGGAGGACTGTGAGGCCCTGGGCGCCCTGGTGTGCCGCGTGCAGCTCGGGCCCTACCAGCCAGGCCAGCCCACAGCCTGCGCCCTGAG GGAGAAGCTGGACTCCTTCCTCCCCGCCCACCTCTGCAAGCGGGGCCACGGGCTCTTTGCTGCCCTCCGGGGCCGAGGGGCCAAGGCGGGCACAGGCGAGCAGGGACTGCTGAGTGCCTACTGCCAAGTAAAGGAAGCGGCCGGCAGTGACGGCGAGCATGGGGCCTCCCTGAGCCCCCACTACCGCGCCTACCTCCTCAAGAGCCACGAGCTGCCCTTTTACGG GTGCGCCTTCTTCCACGGTGAGGTTGACAAGCCGGCCCAGGGCTTTCTGCACCGGGGCGGGCGGAAACCAGTGGACGTGGCCATCAGCCTGGAGGGCGTGCACGTCATTGACAGCAGGGAGAAG CACGTCCTGCTGGGCCTGCGCTTCCAGGAGCTTTCCTGGGACCACACGTCCCCCGAGGAGGAGGAGTCTGTCCTGTGGCTGGAGTTCGATGGGGACAACGAGGGCACACCTGTCAACAAGCTGCTCAAGATCTACTCCAAGCAG GCCGAGCTGATGAGCAGCCTCATCGAGTACTGCATTGAGCTGAACCAGACTTCAGAGCCCGCCGCCCCCCCGGAGAACGTGTCCGGCGCCCCCTCGGCCACGggctccccgccgccccccactCAGCGCCCCCCTCTGCGCAGGCAGGGCAGCGTGGTGAGCAGCCGCCTCCAGCATCTCTCCACCATCGACTACGTGGAGGAAG GTCAGCAGATCAAGCGGGTGAAGCCGAAGCGCACCACGTCCTTCTTCAGCCGGCAGCTGTCCACCAGCCAGGGGAGCTACACCGTGGTGCAGCCCAGCGACAGCCTGGAGCAGGGCTGA
- the FRMD8 gene encoding FERM domain-containing protein 8 isoform X4: MDGTEGNAGQPGPAERSHRSSVSSVGTRASVAAADVLVYLADDTVLPLAVDNLPSLSAHELHRAVREVLQLPDIALDVFALWLVSPLLEVQLKPRHRPYKLGRQWPELLLRFTDAPDDDVAADEPSLQFRRNVFFPKRRELQIHDEEVLRLLYEEAKGNVLAARYPCDVEDCEALGALVCRVQLGPYQPGQPTACALREKLDSFLPAHLCKRGHGLFAALRGRGAKAGTGEQGLLSAYCQVKEAAGSDGEHGASLSPHYRAYLLKSHELPFYGCAFFHGEVDKPAQGFLHRGGRKPVDVAISLEGVHVIDSREKHVLLGLRFQELSWDHTSPEEEESVLWLEFDGDNEGTPVNKLLKIYSKQCYLLKRLPCLH, encoded by the exons atGGACGGGACAGAAGGCAATGCTGGGCAGCCGGGCCCCGCTGAGCGGTCCCATCGTAGCAGCGTGTCCTCCGTGGGAACCCGAG CCTCCGTTGCAGCAGCTGATGTGCTGGTGTACCTGGCGGATGACACAGTGCTGCCCCTGGCCGTGGACAACCTGCCCTCGCTCAGTGCCCACGAGCTGCACCGGGCTGTCCGTGAGGTCCTGCAGCTCCCGGACATCGCCCTGGACGTCTTCGCACTCTGGCTTGTGTCCCCTCTGCTGG AGGTGCAGCTGAAGCCCCGGCACCGGCCCTACAAGCTGGGCCGCCAGTGGCCCGAGTTGCTGCTGCGCTTCACTGACGCGCCCGACGACGACGTGGCTGCGG ATGAGCCTTCCCTGCAGTTCCGAAGGAACGTGTTTTTCCCAAAGCGGCGGGAGCTCCAG ATCCATGATGAGGAGGTCCTGCGGCTGCTCTATGAGGAGGCCAAAGGCAACGTGCTGGCCGCACGGTACCCGTGCGATGTGGAGGACTGTGAGGCCCTGGGCGCCCTGGTGTGCCGCGTGCAGCTCGGGCCCTACCAGCCAGGCCAGCCCACAGCCTGCGCCCTGAG GGAGAAGCTGGACTCCTTCCTCCCCGCCCACCTCTGCAAGCGGGGCCACGGGCTCTTTGCTGCCCTCCGGGGCCGAGGGGCCAAGGCGGGCACAGGCGAGCAGGGACTGCTGAGTGCCTACTGCCAAGTAAAGGAAGCGGCCGGCAGTGACGGCGAGCATGGGGCCTCCCTGAGCCCCCACTACCGCGCCTACCTCCTCAAGAGCCACGAGCTGCCCTTTTACGG GTGCGCCTTCTTCCACGGTGAGGTTGACAAGCCGGCCCAGGGCTTTCTGCACCGGGGCGGGCGGAAACCAGTGGACGTGGCCATCAGCCTGGAGGGCGTGCACGTCATTGACAGCAGGGAGAAG CACGTCCTGCTGGGCCTGCGCTTCCAGGAGCTTTCCTGGGACCACACGTCCCCCGAGGAGGAGGAGTCTGTCCTGTGGCTGGAGTTCGATGGGGACAACGAGGGCACACCTGTCAACAAGCTGCTCAAGATCTACTCCAAGCAG tgttacttgttgaaaagactacccTGTCTTCATTGA